One window of the Colletotrichum destructivum chromosome 4, complete sequence genome contains the following:
- a CDS encoding Putative methylated-DNA-[protein]-cysteine S-methyltransferase, active — MSMTNLASASPVIATRDIMSISIPEGDDMKTQLDRIARSNRTQYEKRVWSALCQVPKGQVTTYGILAAHLKSSPRAVGNALRRNPFAPQVPCHRVVATGGALGGFKGKWPKDGEGITLDEKRMLLRKEGVKIDSSGRVLGSPFLAFI, encoded by the coding sequence ATGTCTATGACAAACCTTGCGAGTGCGTCACCTGTGATTGCGACACGAGACATTATGTCCATATCCATCCCCGAAGGCGATGATATGAAGACACAGCTCGATCGCATCGCCCGCTCAAATCGCACCCAGTACGAGAAGCGAGTCTGGTCCGCCCTGTGCCAAGTACCCAAAGGCCAGGTCACAACATACGGCATACTGGCAGCCCACCTCAAGTCTTCGCCCCGTGCCGTCGGCAACGCTTTGCGCCGCAACCCTTTCGCGCCACAGGTCCCGTGTCATAGAGTCGTCGCCACCGGCGGGGCTCTGGGAGGCTTCAAGGGCAAGTGGCCCAAGGACGGAGAGGGTATCACTCTTGATGAGAAAAGGATGCTCCTGAGGAAGGAAGGCGTCAAGATTGATTCGAGCGGGAGAGTCTTGGGCTCGCCGTTTTTGGCATTTATCTGA